Proteins encoded by one window of Antechinus flavipes isolate AdamAnt ecotype Samford, QLD, Australia chromosome 4, AdamAnt_v2, whole genome shotgun sequence:
- the CDSN gene encoding corneodesmosin — MGMTWAAQMGQGKGCPLTLMVFLMVALLLPGTLAKSIRAFSDPCKDPTRIISPNDPCITGSRGFSGFGGSSGSSGSSTSSGSSSFGGSSGSSGSSSGSSGFGGSSGSSGSSSGFGGSSGSSGSSSGSSGFGGSSGSSGSSSGFSTFHGSSSGSNSASVGSSSPSGSSGSYSGSSGSSGSSGSSSGFSTFHSSSSGSNSGSVSSSGPSGSMGSGSLQYSSFQSGSNPIVSSSWSSQSGSGSSKSGSVISQASWISSSGTGGSPVSVSGLAPCGPDNPYSHCSGGPPPVSSSQSISGGHKPVVVVVEQHGSGGNRIVGGSLCSNGGPPGKPCPPITSSNSYGSYEVVGGSSNNYLIPGMTYNKGKIYPVGYFSKENPPKGSVGVPNFAAGPPISEGKYFSNNPFISSHNSYQSGNASPLIIYRPVGTGGVQTGSSGNSVLQPCGSGSQISVGPCSSSSSSSSSSSVVHSGSSMSSSSISSHPCGSGYQSSKGPCSSSSSGSLSSSNVIFQPCGSDSTSSGKSCGSLLSSSLGSKGSQSFEGSPQVDPSAGAKPCGSSNSGSIPCRSIRDLLAQVKPLGPQLADPEVFLPQGGPLESS; from the exons ATGGGCATGACTTGGGCAGCCCAGATGGGGCAAGGGAAGGGTTGCCCACTCACGCTGATGGTGTTCTTGATGGTTGCCCTCCTCCTGCCAG GAACCCTGGCTAAGAGCATCCGGGCCTTCTCTGATCCCTGTAAGGACCCTACCAGAATCATCTCTCCTAATGACCCCTGTATCACAGGGAGTAGGGGCTTCAGTGGCTTTGGTGGTTCCAGTGGCTCCAGTGGCTCCAGCACTTCCAGTGGTTCCAGCAGTTTTGGTGGTTCCAGTGGTTCCAGTGGGAGTTCCAGTGGCTCCAGTGGCTTTGGTGGTTCTAGTGGTTCCAGTGGAAGTTCCAGTGGCTTTGGTGGTTCTAGTGGTTCCAGTGGAAGTTCCAGTGGCTCCAGTGGCTTTGGTGGTTCTAGTGGGTCCAGTGGGAGTTCCAGTGGCTTCAGTACTTTCCACGGTTCCAGCAGTGGTTCAAACAGTGCCAGTGTTGGTTCCAGCAGCCCCAGTGGTTCCAGTGGGAGTTACAGTGGCTCCAGTGGTTCTAGCGGTTCCAGTGGGAGTTCCAGTGGCTTCAGTACTTTCCACAGTTCCAGCAGTGGTTCTAACAGTGGCAGTGTTAGTTCCAGTGGCCCCAGTGGTTCCATGGGATCAGGGTCCTTGCAGTATAGTTCCTTTCAGTCTGGTTCTAACCCTATCGTATCATCTAGCTGGTCATCCCAGTCTGGATCTGGCTCCTCTAAATCGGGCTCTGTCATTTCTCAGGCTTCTTGGATATCCTCTAGCGGCACTGGTGGCagccctgtttctgtctctggtCTGGCACCCTGTGGTCCAGACAATCCTTATTCACACTGTAGTGGAGGACCTCCTCCAGTCTCCAGTTCCCAGTCTATATCAGGGGGCCATAAGCCTGTAGTAGTGGTGGTGGAACAGCATGGTTCTGGGGGCAACCGGATAGTAGGGGGATCTCTGTGCAGCAATGGAGGGCCTCCTGGCAAACCTTGTCCCCCCATCACCTCATCCAATTCCTATGGTAGCTATGAAGTGGTAGGTGGGTCCTCTAACAATTATTTGATCCCAGGTATGACCTATAATAAGGGTAAAATTTACCCTGTTGGCTACTTTTCCAAGGAGAACCCCCCCAAGGGTTCTGTAGGTGTCCCCAACTTTGCTGCTGGGCCCCCCATCTCTGAGGGGAAATACTTCTCCAACAACCCCTTTATTTCCAGCCATAATTCTTACCAGTCAGGAAACGCTTCTCCGCTAATTATTTACCGGCCTGTGGGTACTGGTGGTGTCCAGACTGGGAGCTCTGGTAACTCTGTGCTTCAGCCTTGTGGGTCTGGTTCCCAAATTTCCGTAGGGCcctgttcttcctcttcctcttcctcttcctcaagcTCTGTGGTTCACAGTGGGTCTAGCATGTCCAGCAGTTCCATTTCTTCCCATCCTTGTGGAAGTGGTTACCAAAGCTCCAAAGGACCTTGTTCCTCTTCTAGCTCCGGCTCCCTTAGTAGCTCCAATGTGATTTTCCAGCCTTGTGGGAGTGATTCTACCTCTTCTGGCAAATCTTGTGGGTCTCTGCTCTCTTCTTCCCTTGGATCCAAAGGGAGTCAGAGTTTTGAGGGCTCCCCTCAAGTAGATCCTTCAGCAGGGGCCAAGCCCTGTGGTTCTAGCAACTCTGGCAGCATCCCCTGCCGTTCCATTCGTGACCTCCTGGCCCAAGTGAAGCCATTGGGGCCACAGTTGGCTGACCCTGAGGTTTTCTTGCCCCAAGGAGGGCCCCTTGAGAGTTCCTGA